The genomic window AGTCCTCTGATCTCGGGGCGCTGCTGGCACTCATTGAGCGCTGCCTGCAGCTTTGCGGTGTTGTCATAATATTCCTCGAATATCCCCTCGTCTACAAGCTGCGCCGCATCGGAAATGCTCTTAGGTTTAGCGCCTGTCTTCTCCTTGACATACGCCTTTATCACCTTTTCCCAGCCGAACACCGAGACTGTCTTGCCGGCGGAGTTTTTATATGTGCCGCATTCAAGATATTTGACAAACCGTCTGAGTATGCGAAGCCGGAGCGGCTCGTCGTCCCAGCCGTCACCGGGGTCTGAAAGGCGGTCAACTATTCGCTTCATATAGTCTGCCGGCGTGGGGTATTTATCAAAGCAGTCGTACATGACCTTCATTATGCTGTTTTCTACATCTACAAAGTCAGGCAGCTCAGTCTTGTCAACGAGCTCGTCGTAATACTCAAACTCTCTGCCGCCCTCGCACTCCACACCTATCGCTCTGAACATCTCGCACAGTGCCGCACAGGCAGAGGGGCGCTGCGAGCCTTTGGCGTTTCGCAGTGCTGCGAGCTTGTTTTCAAAGTCATCTCTTGTCAGCAGAGCGTTATAGACCTCGCTCCTTGTTGACCTCATTCTTCTGGTTATAGTTCCCTGATACATAATATCACTCCCGTAAAAAGGCTGCAAAAGACGCATCTTCTGCTCACATATATGATACACCCCCACGCCTTTGCCGTTTGAAGGGGGGCAGATCCAGAATAAATAAAAAGGAACAAAAGAGGTATCGACCTGCGGTCGATGATCTTAAATATCACCAGCATAGCCGATACCTTCATTATTCAGTATTCATATTTTAGGGCAAGCGCCCTGTTTTATCACTTGAACCATTCCTTTACAGGTCTGCGGCCGTTTAACTTATCGACGATGATAGGCAGCTCGGCATCTATCTTGTCATTGTCGAGCTGGCAGGTGCCTGCATTGGTGTGACCGCCGCCGCCGTAGGTAAGGCAAAGCTCGCCTATATCGAACTTGGAGCTGCGGTTTACTATCGACTTGCCTATCATAACGGCTGTGTTCTGCTTTCTGAAGCCCCACGCAACGTGTACCGAGAGCTCTACCTCAGGCCACATAGCATATACCATAAAGCGGTTGCCGGCGTATATGGTGGATTCTTTTCTCAGGTCGATAACTGCCACCTTGTCGTCTATCTTGGTAAGTCTTCTGAGCTGCTCCTTGAAAAGCTCCTGCTGCTCGAAGTAAAGGTCAACTCTCTCCTTGACGTCGGGTAGCTTCAATACGTCCTCTATCGAGTGGTCAACGCAGAACTTGATGAGCTGCATCATAAGGTCATAGTTTGAGATACGGAAGTCATGGAAACGGCCAAGGCCTGTTCTTGCGTCCATAAGGAAGTTCATGAGCACCCAGCCGGTGGGGTTGAGTATCTCATCGACTGTGAAGTCAGCACTGTCGCCCTTGTCAACAGCGTCCATTATCTCCTGAGAAACGTTTGTGAAGACCATTTCGCCGCCGTAGTAGTCATAAACCACTCTTGCAGCGCTTCTTGCTGTGCCGTCGATTATGTACTTGCCGAGGTAATCCTCGAGATTGTTTCTTATAAGCTCGCTCTCGTGGTGGTCAAAGGCAAGGCCTACCCTCTTGTCAAAGGGGAGGTTGGTGGTGATATCGTTCTCGGTGAGCTCTATCTTCCCGTCCTGCACGTCCTTGGGGTGAACGAACTTTATCTCGTCTATTATACCTATCTCGTTGAGGAGCATTGCACATACAAGCCCGTCAAAGTCGCTTCGTGTAACAAGTCTTTTCATTGTCAAATCCTCCGATCAGTTTATGCTATAGGCGGTATTGCCTCATATAAGGCTCTCGCCCACGCCCATGACTGCTATATCAACAGCCGTGGCGTTTTCAAGGTGGAACACCATCATTTTATTCCCGGTCTTTTCATTGTATATATCTCTAAGATACGGCATCATGTCAAGCATAGCCTCGGCGTACTTCTCATCTGTCTCAAACACAGCCTCACCTGTATATCTGAGCCAGTGGCCGTCAGGCTTTGCTGCGGCTATCTCGCACTTCGGGTTGCCTACGAGCTGCCTGTAGACTGCCTTGAAATCGCCCACTCCAAAAAACAGCCTGCCGTCCATCTCCATATGCGCGCCGAGAGGACGCAGCTTCGGCTGGTCGCCGTCAACTGTTGCTAAAAAGAACACCTTGGCCTCGTCAAGAAAATCATTTATCTTACTCATTTCAGACCCTCCGATAATAAATGTCTGACTTTTATCTTTTTTCAGCGGCGGAATATCTATATATACGCCTACCAATATATTATATCATATATTTTTCAAAATTTCAAGCATTTTTACCATAAATATTTAATATTTCTTTTGATTAACTGTGTAAACTGACTCCGGGTATTTATACCCCTGTTTTTTGCATAAATGACCTGACATATCCTTTGTATTCTTCGGGGGCTGTGAGTATGCTCTCGGCGTGGGCAGCGCCCTTTATGATATGCACCTCGCTGTAGCCGGCGGTGGCGTCTGCCATGCGCTGTGAGTTCGAGGGGTCTATCAGTTCATCGTCCTCGCCGTGGATAAAGAGCATCGGCACCTTGTTGTCTGTCAGCTTATCGACAGGGCGCATATCCGAGAGCCTGCAGCCGTAGCGAAGCCTTGCGCCGAGGTTGCCCAAGTTATACAAAAACGCCGGCAGGTGGGCTGCCTTAAAGCCGCCCTTAAGTACATTCTCTATGTCAGCAAAGCCGCAGTCGCACACTGCAAAGTCCACCTGCGGCGAATAGCCGAGAGAAGCTGCCGTAGATGCAGC from Ruminococcus sp. NK3A76 includes these protein-coding regions:
- a CDS encoding pyridoxamine 5'-phosphate oxidase family protein, with the protein product MSKINDFLDEAKVFFLATVDGDQPKLRPLGAHMEMDGRLFFGVGDFKAVYRQLVGNPKCEIAAAKPDGHWLRYTGEAVFETDEKYAEAMLDMMPYLRDIYNEKTGNKMMVFHLENATAVDIAVMGVGESLI
- a CDS encoding exopolyphosphatase, with the protein product MKRLVTRSDFDGLVCAMLLNEIGIIDEIKFVHPKDVQDGKIELTENDITTNLPFDKRVGLAFDHHESELIRNNLEDYLGKYIIDGTARSAARVVYDYYGGEMVFTNVSQEIMDAVDKGDSADFTVDEILNPTGWVLMNFLMDARTGLGRFHDFRISNYDLMMQLIKFCVDHSIEDVLKLPDVKERVDLYFEQQELFKEQLRRLTKIDDKVAVIDLRKESTIYAGNRFMVYAMWPEVELSVHVAWGFRKQNTAVMIGKSIVNRSSKFDIGELCLTYGGGGHTNAGTCQLDNDKIDAELPIIVDKLNGRRPVKEWFK